In a single window of the Streptomyces sp. NBC_01298 genome:
- a CDS encoding class I SAM-dependent methyltransferase: MDTFVLLEREWRGFAAHVQHEKARTAIDVGCGKGDLSGALALHGRLRTIGYDWSEAAVAVARASLSHPLLSFETHDFGLPVRPTGIQPGAVDVLCCRFVLQYLDLPAFIANTRCLLRPGTGTVYVVTQVREEMAKHARGGEGLPRAVIAELRDAWPTAPVWPLTRRGEVVALALGGARRADS; this comes from the coding sequence GTGGACACCTTCGTGCTCCTTGAGCGGGAGTGGCGCGGGTTCGCCGCGCACGTTCAGCACGAGAAGGCCAGAACGGCGATCGATGTGGGATGCGGCAAAGGCGATCTGTCCGGCGCCCTGGCATTGCACGGCAGGTTGCGGACCATCGGCTACGACTGGTCCGAGGCAGCCGTGGCGGTAGCGCGTGCATCGCTCTCGCACCCACTGCTGTCGTTCGAGACCCATGACTTCGGCCTGCCTGTCCGGCCCACAGGCATCCAGCCAGGGGCGGTGGACGTCCTCTGCTGTCGGTTCGTGCTGCAGTACCTGGACCTCCCCGCGTTCATCGCCAACACGCGCTGCCTCCTTCGGCCAGGTACAGGCACGGTCTACGTGGTCACACAGGTCCGTGAGGAGATGGCAAAGCACGCCCGAGGGGGCGAAGGTCTGCCTCGGGCAGTGATCGCGGAGCTGCGTGACGCGTGGCCGACCGCTCCAGTGTGGCCGCTCACCCGACGCGGTGAGGTTGTAGCCCTTGCTCTGGGCGGCGCACGTAGGGCAGACAGCTGA
- a CDS encoding helix-turn-helix transcriptional regulator, with product MGAFTLRSASTAPVLILENAFTAPGEKAVARLASMWISDFAARQDGCTRVRCVSWSPAVAARQVQVGGWTDVPRPAHHRGGAVLLEQRATIMALLNQWVRTERLPSLSSPSEAEVQPPLHPHHVRIAQLYAQGRTTPEVAGRLFLSVDTVKSHTAQARRLTAVRSTTALVQDLYLRGELARGVSSGVNAAVSPRQRAVLGFTAFGDPQAAIGMAIGVSLEVVKADLSALRFAFDARTNHHLVARGWDEGFLC from the coding sequence GTGGGCGCGTTCACGCTACGCTCCGCCAGCACAGCACCCGTTCTGATTCTGGAGAACGCCTTTACGGCCCCCGGGGAAAAGGCCGTCGCGCGGCTCGCATCGATGTGGATCAGCGACTTCGCAGCACGGCAGGACGGATGCACGCGAGTCCGATGTGTGAGCTGGTCACCCGCTGTTGCCGCGCGGCAGGTGCAGGTCGGTGGATGGACTGACGTCCCGCGACCCGCCCACCACCGTGGTGGTGCAGTCCTCCTTGAGCAGCGCGCCACCATCATGGCGCTCCTGAATCAGTGGGTCCGGACCGAGCGACTCCCCAGTCTGTCTTCCCCGTCGGAAGCGGAGGTGCAGCCGCCGCTGCACCCGCATCACGTAAGAATCGCGCAGCTCTACGCACAGGGCCGCACCACTCCAGAAGTAGCCGGGCGGCTCTTCCTGAGCGTCGACACCGTCAAATCGCACACAGCTCAGGCACGCCGACTCACTGCTGTCCGCTCCACTACAGCTCTGGTCCAAGACCTCTACCTACGGGGAGAGCTGGCCAGAGGGGTCTCCAGCGGCGTGAACGCGGCTGTAAGCCCGCGCCAGCGTGCAGTGCTGGGCTTCACCGCCTTCGGTGACCCGCAGGCAGCAATCGGGATGGCCATCGGAGTCTCGCTCGAGGTCGTGAAGGCGGACCTGAGCGCCCTCAGATTCGCCTTCGACGCCCGCACGAATCACCACCTGGTGGCCCGCGGCTGGGATGAAGGCTTCCTGTGCTGA
- a CDS encoding helix-turn-helix domain-containing protein, whose protein sequence is MLSIPSGLIAVSRTDFTASDDEYEEFLHLCLSDVGGFPALASPRNRPLTRSSTMPATRTRRSATRTTRKKKPVKPSLGLPRHKKNSRLSDKERKVFAQQVVAAYTGEQQGAIRQIADETGRSYGMIHRLLSQEGVRFRPRGGKPAGAATEAAE, encoded by the coding sequence GTGCTGAGCATCCCCTCCGGACTCATCGCGGTCTCCCGCACCGACTTCACCGCCTCCGACGACGAGTACGAGGAGTTCCTCCACCTCTGCCTCAGTGACGTCGGCGGCTTTCCCGCTCTCGCATCCCCCCGAAACCGACCTCTGACCAGGAGCTCCACGATGCCCGCCACCCGCACTCGCCGGTCCGCCACCAGAACGACCCGGAAGAAGAAGCCGGTGAAGCCGTCCCTGGGCCTGCCTCGACACAAGAAGAACTCGCGTCTGTCCGACAAGGAACGCAAGGTGTTCGCCCAGCAGGTCGTGGCCGCCTACACCGGTGAACAGCAGGGCGCCATTCGCCAGATCGCCGACGAGACGGGACGCTCCTACGGCATGATCCACCGCCTCCTCTCCCAGGAAGGCGTCCGATTCCGCCCCCGCGGCGGGAAGCCTGCCGGCGCCGCGACTGAGGCCGCGGAGTGA
- a CDS encoding DUF6624 domain-containing protein: MTAGIGKASEMLQAMRLAEKSAHATACRIPAVHLMVQLREIRRTNAEQLREIVDVHGWPTPGLVGAQSAADAVRILLACGDPGFQIRCRNLMKLALDSGELPEILYAYVADTCDVALSIPQTYGTQVNPRTLRPYPIKDREAAERMRADIGLVPIAQQTAVYLSGASAVSAERSRP; this comes from the coding sequence GTGACGGCCGGTATCGGCAAGGCCAGCGAGATGCTGCAGGCCATGCGGCTCGCGGAGAAGAGCGCTCACGCAACCGCCTGCCGGATCCCCGCAGTCCACCTGATGGTCCAGCTGCGCGAGATCCGGCGGACCAATGCCGAACAGCTCCGGGAGATCGTCGACGTCCACGGGTGGCCCACCCCCGGGCTGGTCGGCGCCCAGTCGGCCGCCGACGCCGTACGCATCCTGCTGGCCTGCGGCGATCCGGGCTTCCAGATCCGCTGCCGCAACCTGATGAAGCTGGCCCTCGACAGCGGGGAACTCCCGGAGATTCTGTACGCGTACGTCGCCGACACCTGCGATGTGGCGCTGTCGATTCCGCAGACCTACGGCACCCAGGTCAACCCGCGAACCCTGCGCCCCTACCCGATCAAGGACCGGGAAGCCGCCGAACGCATGCGTGCCGATATCGGACTGGTCCCGATCGCCCAGCAAACGGCCGTCTACCTCAGCGGCGCAAGCGCAGTCTCGGCGGAGCGGAGTCGGCCGTGA